One segment of Yersinia kristensenii DNA contains the following:
- a CDS encoding DUF2569 domain-containing protein — MSQQQEYQRIGGWLLAPLAYLIVTLLSASLMLALYAMAIFTPESREYLVTNSQAFTLQWYFSVVTTLVMWLYTLWVIWLFCSRSKRLPKWFILWLLITVLLALKAFAFAPISDGIALRALGWPLLAAAVFVPYIKRSQRVKSTFIEH, encoded by the coding sequence ATGTCTCAACAGCAAGAATATCAACGTATTGGCGGCTGGTTATTGGCTCCACTGGCCTATCTGATTGTGACATTGCTCAGCGCCAGTTTAATGTTGGCGCTCTATGCCATGGCGATTTTTACGCCAGAATCCAGAGAATATCTGGTGACTAACTCACAAGCATTCACCCTGCAATGGTATTTCTCGGTGGTGACCACATTGGTGATGTGGCTTTATACTTTATGGGTCATTTGGTTATTTTGTAGCCGCTCAAAACGTTTGCCCAAATGGTTTATTCTGTGGTTATTAATAACCGTATTATTAGCGTTAAAGGCTTTTGCTTTTGCGCCAATCAGTGATGGTATCGCCTTGCGCGCGTTGGGTTGGCCCCTGCTGGCCGCGGCTGTTTTTGTGCCCTATATCAAACGTTCTCAGCGGGTGAAGTCTACCTTTATCGAACATTAA
- the rsxA gene encoding electron transport complex subunit RsxA: MTEYLLLFVGTVLVNNFVLVKFLGLCPFMGVSKKLETAIGMGLATTFVLTLASVCAWMVNSFILLPLGLVYLRTLAFILVIAVVVQFTELVVRKTSPTLYRLLGIFLPLITTNCAVLGVALLNVNQSHNFMQSAVYGFSAAAGFSLVMVLFAAIRERLAVADVPAPFRGSSIALITAGLMSLAFMGFTGLVKF; this comes from the coding sequence ATGACTGAATACCTGCTCCTGTTTGTCGGTACTGTTTTGGTAAACAATTTCGTTCTGGTCAAATTTCTTGGCCTGTGTCCTTTCATGGGGGTCTCCAAAAAACTGGAGACCGCTATTGGTATGGGGCTGGCGACCACTTTTGTACTGACTTTGGCCTCGGTTTGCGCCTGGATGGTTAACAGTTTTATTTTGCTGCCTCTTGGTTTGGTCTATTTACGGACGCTGGCCTTTATTTTAGTTATCGCGGTGGTGGTGCAATTTACTGAGTTGGTGGTGCGCAAAACCAGCCCGACGCTTTATCGCCTGCTAGGGATCTTTTTACCGCTCATCACCACTAACTGTGCGGTGTTAGGTGTGGCCTTGCTAAATGTCAATCAATCTCATAATTTTATGCAATCGGCGGTCTATGGCTTCAGTGCTGCCGCCGGTTTCTCTCTGGTCATGGTGCTATTCGCCGCGATCCGTGAACGGCTGGCCGTCGCTGATGTTCCCGCGCCGTTCCGTGGTTCATCCATTGCGCTGATAACCGCCGGGCTAATGTCATTGGCCTTTATGGGCTTTACCGGGTTGGTGAAGTTCTAA
- a CDS encoding formate--tetrahydrofolate ligase has translation MTPTLPPTADALSALSDVNPEANLRPIQYIAQKLGLTSENLIPYGHHMAKVDISALRSGGPQGKLILVSSITPTPLGEGKTVTTIGLSQGINRLGYRGVACIRQPSLGPVFGVKGGAAGGGAAQVLPMEKLNLHLTGDIHAISAAHNLAAAALDARLYHEQRLGPDFSQQTGIPRLNIDVKQILWPRVVDHNDRALRHIQVGVGGGTHGVERPDYVEITAASELMAILALSESLHDMRQRIGRIILAHSTTGAPITADDLGVAGAMTALMKETIHPTLMQTSEQTPVLIHAGPFANIAHGNSSVLADRLGLQLAEYVVTEAGFGSDMGMEKFFNIKYRQSGIAPSCVVLVATLRSLKANSGVFDIKPGQPLPADIININIPLLSQGCANLKWHIHHAKSYGLPVVVAVNRFPDDSAEELAFLSDYALSAGAVACEISEAFAKGGLGATALAQQVINACTHVTEPVLPYPDSASLEQKIAVLAQGYGARDITFTPLARQQLAAITAAGFAHLPLCMAKTPLSISADARLKNVPQDFVLPITACAVSAGAGFVRIYAGDIMTMPGLGTQPAYYHIDIDDEGRIRGLS, from the coding sequence ATGACACCGACACTACCTCCTACTGCCGATGCTCTCTCCGCCTTATCTGATGTCAATCCTGAGGCTAATTTGCGCCCTATCCAATATATTGCGCAAAAATTAGGTTTAACCTCAGAGAATTTAATCCCGTATGGGCATCATATGGCGAAAGTCGATATCAGTGCATTACGCTCCGGTGGCCCACAGGGCAAACTGATTTTGGTTTCCAGCATTACCCCTACGCCACTGGGAGAAGGTAAAACCGTCACAACGATTGGATTAAGTCAAGGAATCAACCGGTTAGGCTATCGTGGCGTCGCTTGTATCCGCCAGCCCAGTCTTGGCCCCGTTTTTGGGGTTAAAGGTGGGGCCGCAGGTGGAGGAGCCGCACAAGTCTTGCCCATGGAGAAATTGAACCTGCATCTGACCGGTGATATTCATGCTATCAGTGCCGCGCATAATCTGGCCGCGGCGGCGCTGGACGCCCGGCTGTATCATGAACAGCGTCTGGGGCCGGATTTCAGTCAACAAACCGGGATACCCCGGCTCAATATTGATGTTAAACAGATCCTCTGGCCACGGGTAGTTGATCATAATGATCGGGCATTGCGGCACATTCAAGTGGGTGTGGGCGGCGGGACTCACGGCGTGGAACGGCCTGACTATGTGGAAATTACTGCTGCATCAGAACTTATGGCGATTTTAGCGCTGTCAGAAAGTTTGCATGATATGCGCCAGCGTATTGGTCGGATTATTTTAGCCCACAGTACCACCGGGGCCCCTATTACCGCCGATGATTTGGGCGTGGCCGGTGCCATGACGGCACTGATGAAAGAAACTATCCACCCGACCCTGATGCAAACCAGCGAGCAAACACCGGTGCTTATCCACGCAGGGCCATTTGCCAACATCGCACACGGGAACTCCTCGGTGTTGGCTGACCGTCTGGGATTGCAGTTAGCTGAATATGTGGTGACAGAAGCGGGTTTTGGCTCGGATATGGGCATGGAAAAGTTCTTTAATATTAAGTATCGTCAATCCGGCATTGCCCCGTCCTGTGTGGTGTTGGTTGCCACATTGCGAAGTTTGAAGGCCAATAGTGGTGTTTTTGACATCAAACCGGGCCAGCCCCTACCCGCTGACATTATCAATATCAATATTCCTTTATTGAGCCAAGGTTGCGCCAATCTAAAATGGCATATTCATCATGCCAAAAGCTATGGTTTACCGGTGGTGGTGGCGGTCAATCGCTTCCCTGATGACAGTGCCGAAGAACTGGCGTTTTTGAGCGACTATGCGCTCTCCGCTGGCGCAGTAGCCTGTGAAATCAGTGAAGCTTTCGCCAAAGGCGGCCTGGGGGCTACTGCTCTGGCGCAGCAAGTTATCAATGCCTGCACCCATGTCACTGAGCCTGTTCTGCCTTACCCTGATAGCGCCTCATTGGAGCAGAAAATAGCGGTTTTGGCCCAAGGTTATGGCGCCCGTGATATCACCTTTACTCCACTGGCGCGCCAGCAACTTGCGGCCATCACAGCGGCCGGTTTCGCTCATTTGCCACTGTGTATGGCCAAAACGCCCCTTTCCATCAGCGCAGATGCCCGTTTGAAGAATGTTCCACAGGACTTTGTGTTGCCCATCACCGCCTGCGCAGTGTCAGCCGGTGCCGGGTTTGTCCGTATTTATGCGGGGGATATTATGACCATGCCAGGTCTGGGAACTCAGCCCGCGTATTATCATATTGATATAGATGACGAGGGGCGCATTCGCGGGTTAAGCTAG
- the rsxB gene encoding electron transport complex subunit RsxB — protein MMSLWIAIGALSALALISGVVLGFAARRFQVEQDPVVEQVDAILPQSQCGQCGYPGCRPYAEAVSAGGEKINKCAPGGEQVMLKLAELLAVEPQPLEGDETAAHPQRKVAFIDEENCIGCTKCIQACPVDAIVGATRAMHTVLPDLCTGCDLCVSPCPTDCIEMIPVATTTANWKWDLSTIPVKNLPSQLAASQMIPVKMIDVEQHV, from the coding sequence ATGATGTCGCTATGGATTGCCATTGGGGCATTAAGTGCATTGGCGTTGATTTCCGGCGTAGTGTTGGGTTTTGCTGCCCGCCGTTTTCAGGTTGAACAAGACCCGGTCGTCGAACAAGTTGATGCTATCTTACCGCAGAGTCAGTGTGGTCAATGCGGCTATCCCGGCTGTCGCCCTTATGCCGAAGCGGTTTCGGCTGGCGGTGAAAAAATAAATAAATGCGCCCCCGGCGGCGAGCAAGTGATGCTCAAATTGGCCGAGTTGCTGGCCGTCGAGCCACAACCGCTGGAGGGTGACGAAACTGCCGCCCACCCGCAACGCAAAGTTGCTTTCATCGATGAGGAAAATTGCATCGGTTGCACTAAATGCATTCAGGCCTGCCCAGTCGACGCCATTGTTGGTGCGACACGCGCCATGCATACCGTATTGCCGGATCTTTGCACCGGTTGTGACCTCTGTGTCTCCCCCTGCCCGACCGACTGCATTGAAATGATCCCGGTTGCTACCACCACCGCCAACTGGAAGTGGGATTTAAGCACCATCCCAGTAAAAAATCTGCCTAGTCAATTAGCTGCCTCGCAGATGATCCCGGTGAAAATGATAGATGTGGAGCAACATGTTTAA